One window of the Leucobacter komagatae genome contains the following:
- the rph gene encoding ribonuclease PH produces the protein MTENTRVDGRAPGAMREVTIERGWSAQAEGSALISFGNTKVLCTASFTPGVPRWLMGKGTGWVTAEYSMLPRSTNERMQRESVRGKIGGRTHEISRLIGRSLRAIIDTKALGENTVVIDCDVLQADGGTRTASITGAYVALADAVEWARSNGHIARNAKPLIDTVSAVSVGIVKGLPVSDLNYIEDSSAETDMNVVVTGAGDFVEVQGTAEGAPFNRAELNSLLDLALVSTSELAALQTAALAE, from the coding sequence ATGACCGAGAACACTCGAGTAGACGGACGCGCGCCTGGAGCGATGCGCGAGGTGACTATCGAGCGCGGCTGGAGCGCGCAGGCGGAGGGGTCTGCCCTCATCTCCTTCGGCAACACGAAGGTGCTCTGCACGGCTTCGTTCACCCCGGGCGTTCCCCGCTGGCTCATGGGCAAGGGCACCGGCTGGGTGACCGCCGAGTACTCGATGCTGCCGCGCTCAACGAACGAGCGCATGCAGCGCGAATCGGTCCGCGGCAAGATCGGCGGCCGCACCCACGAGATCTCACGCCTGATCGGGCGTAGCCTCCGCGCGATCATCGACACGAAGGCCCTCGGAGAGAACACCGTCGTGATCGACTGCGACGTGCTCCAGGCCGATGGCGGTACCCGCACGGCCTCGATTACCGGCGCCTACGTCGCGCTCGCTGACGCTGTCGAGTGGGCCCGCTCGAACGGGCACATCGCGCGAAACGCGAAGCCGCTCATCGACACCGTCTCCGCGGTCTCGGTCGGCATCGTGAAGGGCCTTCCCGTCAGCGACCTCAACTACATCGAGGACTCGAGCGCTGAGACCGACATGAACGTCGTCGTGACCGGTGCCGGCGACTTCGTCGAGGTGCAGGGAACAGCCGAGGGCGCGCCGTTCAACCGTGCCGAGCTGAACTCGCTGCTCGACCTCGCCCTCGTCAGCACGTCCGAGCTCGCAGCGCTGCAGACCGCGGCCCTCGCAGAGTAA
- a CDS encoding DUF4442 domain-containing protein produces MSGIILRGKDAAAHAAGFNSWPTLKTQGVTVVELSDDFTRTVLRMDVTDENANYMGTAFGGSLFSMLDPFLVVMTINQLGPDYVVWDKAAEIEFVAPGVGSVHATIEMPEETVAEMREAAAGGKKVLRWFEVPITADDGSVVANVRRQLYVRERRKDA; encoded by the coding sequence GTGAGCGGGATCATTCTCAGAGGGAAGGACGCGGCCGCGCACGCCGCTGGGTTTAACAGCTGGCCGACGCTCAAGACGCAGGGGGTTACCGTCGTCGAGCTCAGCGACGACTTCACCCGCACGGTGCTGCGGATGGACGTCACCGACGAGAACGCAAACTACATGGGCACGGCGTTCGGCGGCTCGCTGTTTTCGATGCTCGACCCGTTCCTCGTAGTCATGACGATCAACCAGCTTGGGCCTGACTACGTCGTCTGGGACAAGGCAGCGGAGATCGAGTTCGTCGCCCCTGGCGTTGGTTCCGTGCACGCGACCATCGAGATGCCTGAGGAGACCGTCGCTGAGATGCGTGAGGCCGCCGCTGGCGGTAAGAAGGTGCTGCGCTGGTTTGAGGTGCCGATCACCGCGGATGACGGTTCGGTCGTCGCAAACGTGCGCCGCCAGCTCTACGTGCGGGAGCGCCGCAAGGACGCCTAG
- the rdgB gene encoding RdgB/HAM1 family non-canonical purine NTP pyrophosphatase, whose amino-acid sequence MTRTVVLASHNANKLVELRAVLEPLIPGIELVGYDGPEPVEDGLSFEANALLKARAAAAHTGLPALADDSGIAVEVLGGSPGIFSARWGGHARDDRANVKLLLEQLSDIAEEHRAAGFVCAAALVTPEGQEVCELGVWQGALLTEPVGENGFGYDPIFLPEGERRSAAEMRPEEKNLVSHRTRAFTQLAPAIAELFSE is encoded by the coding sequence ATGACACGCACAGTTGTTCTCGCCTCGCACAACGCCAACAAGCTCGTCGAGCTTCGGGCGGTGCTTGAGCCACTCATCCCCGGCATCGAACTCGTCGGCTACGACGGCCCCGAGCCTGTAGAGGATGGCCTGAGCTTTGAAGCGAACGCGCTGCTCAAGGCGCGCGCTGCGGCGGCGCACACGGGTCTGCCCGCGCTTGCGGACGACTCGGGAATCGCCGTCGAGGTGCTCGGCGGCAGCCCCGGCATTTTCTCGGCGCGCTGGGGCGGGCACGCTCGCGACGATAGGGCGAACGTGAAGCTGCTGCTCGAGCAGCTCTCTGACATCGCCGAGGAGCACCGCGCCGCCGGTTTCGTCTGCGCCGCGGCACTCGTTACCCCCGAGGGCCAGGAGGTGTGCGAGCTCGGCGTCTGGCAGGGCGCGCTCCTCACCGAGCCCGTCGGTGAGAACGGCTTCGGGTACGACCCGATCTTCTTGCCGGAGGGTGAGCGCCGCTCGGCTGCGGAGATGCGGCCCGAGGAGAAGAATCTCGTCTCGCACCGCACGCGGGCGTTCACGCAGCTCGCACCCGCAATCGCGGAGCTGTTCTCGGAGTAG
- a CDS encoding aminotransferase: MSQESGGLVRPNVTEVDATAIASDLYGVDVVATELGSNQDRNFVLEAADGSRTVLRIDHPIFEDSAREAQHLALDAYREAGVSVPAVLPGTDGEHVQRWGEYAVRRSEFVSGEALVDCGYLAPGVIREFGALAAASVNALAGLSHEGLDRDHMWDMRVAHEQTERLAAAITDDGLRRRVLEAAAEAHHALAPLTGELPVQAIHGDLTDDNVVGERGDDTRVHPKTVLDLGDLSYGWRIAELSVTLSSLLHHDAERPVRTLDAVDTFHEAAPISAPEARAVWPLVVLRAALLVASGWRQLEIDGDNDYARERIAGEQAIFDAATRYSLTEMTEQVLARLGYIGAPSASGGLDLQASPAVPAPAAGAPAASPLRALLPELSGEVSVLDPGVEADALDAGKWLDAESERDLVDDAFVTGAAAAVFPYGVYRLTRAAINAVDGAETWPIGTEAWIAPGSATPVAAPLAGTVVAATARGLLLDAGNGWFVSIDGVAPTVAQGAAVLAGDALGELGESDDPRPLSILMCRADAVSGLAPAILTLAAPEPGRCQFVAPERVAGWRRLTQDPATLLGLPSLSQRDEAGDELARRAQIFASAQERYYESPMQIERGWRHHLVDTTGRTYVDMVNNVTGLGHGHPGVADAMSRQIRILNTNSRFLYRELAEYSERLLALLPQGSELDTVLLVNSGSEAVDLALRLAQAATGRKTVVALREAYHGWTMASDAVTTSAYDNPYALENRPDWVHVADVPNRFRGTYRGEAGDATVGARYAADLGADLDSLAAEGRDVAAFICESVLGNAGGVLLPDGYLRDAYARVRTAGGLCIADEVQVGFGRMGSSFWGFEQSGVTPDIVTIAKPMGNGFPIGGVITSKKIADALASQGQFFSSAGGNPLSCRVGIAVLDAMRDERLQENAATVGERLAAGFRELADRHDIVGPIHGEGLYLGVELVRDRETMEPATAEAAAICERLRELGVVVLTTSERSNVLKVKPPLTLSAESADFMVAQLDRVLTEGW; encoded by the coding sequence GTGTCACAAGAAAGCGGCGGCCTCGTGCGGCCTAACGTCACCGAGGTCGATGCGACTGCGATCGCGAGTGACCTGTACGGCGTCGACGTTGTCGCGACCGAGCTCGGCAGCAACCAAGATCGGAACTTCGTGCTCGAAGCGGCCGACGGCTCGCGCACGGTGCTGCGCATCGACCACCCCATCTTCGAAGACTCAGCGCGCGAAGCCCAGCACCTCGCGCTCGACGCGTACCGTGAGGCCGGGGTGTCGGTGCCCGCAGTGCTTCCGGGCACCGACGGCGAGCACGTGCAGCGCTGGGGCGAGTACGCGGTGCGCCGCAGTGAGTTCGTCTCGGGCGAGGCGCTCGTCGATTGCGGCTACCTCGCCCCGGGCGTCATCCGGGAGTTCGGCGCGCTCGCGGCAGCATCGGTCAACGCGCTCGCCGGGCTGAGCCACGAGGGGCTTGACCGCGACCACATGTGGGACATGCGCGTCGCTCACGAGCAGACCGAACGGCTCGCCGCCGCCATCACCGATGACGGGCTGCGCCGCCGGGTGCTTGAAGCCGCCGCCGAGGCGCACCACGCCCTCGCGCCCCTCACCGGCGAGCTTCCCGTGCAGGCGATCCACGGCGACCTCACCGACGACAACGTCGTTGGTGAGCGCGGCGACGACACTCGCGTGCACCCGAAGACGGTGCTCGACCTCGGCGACCTTTCCTACGGCTGGCGCATCGCGGAGCTCTCGGTGACGCTCTCGTCGCTGCTTCACCACGACGCAGAGCGCCCGGTGCGCACCCTCGACGCCGTTGACACATTCCACGAGGCCGCGCCGATTTCGGCCCCCGAGGCGCGCGCCGTCTGGCCGCTCGTCGTGCTGCGGGCCGCGCTGCTCGTCGCGAGCGGCTGGCGCCAGCTCGAAATCGACGGCGACAACGATTACGCTCGTGAGCGCATTGCGGGGGAGCAGGCGATCTTTGATGCGGCGACGCGCTACTCGCTCACTGAGATGACCGAGCAGGTGCTCGCGCGCCTCGGCTATATCGGTGCGCCCTCGGCGTCCGGCGGACTCGATCTCCAGGCGTCGCCCGCGGTCCCGGCCCCCGCAGCCGGCGCCCCCGCAGCAAGCCCGCTCCGCGCCCTTCTTCCCGAGCTCTCGGGCGAGGTCAGCGTGCTCGATCCCGGCGTCGAGGCCGACGCGCTCGACGCGGGCAAGTGGCTCGACGCCGAGTCTGAGCGTGACCTCGTCGACGACGCGTTTGTTACCGGGGCGGCCGCGGCTGTCTTCCCGTACGGCGTGTACCGGCTGACCCGCGCCGCGATCAATGCCGTCGACGGCGCCGAGACCTGGCCGATCGGCACCGAAGCGTGGATCGCACCGGGCTCCGCGACTCCGGTCGCCGCTCCGCTCGCGGGTACGGTCGTCGCTGCGACCGCGCGAGGGCTGCTCCTCGACGCCGGCAACGGCTGGTTCGTCTCCATCGATGGCGTGGCCCCGACTGTCGCCCAGGGCGCAGCCGTGCTCGCGGGTGACGCGCTCGGCGAGCTGGGCGAGTCGGATGACCCGAGGCCGCTGTCGATCCTCATGTGCCGCGCGGACGCGGTGTCTGGGCTCGCCCCCGCGATCCTCACCCTTGCAGCTCCCGAACCGGGCCGCTGCCAGTTCGTCGCGCCCGAGCGCGTCGCCGGGTGGCGGCGCCTCACGCAGGATCCCGCGACGCTCCTCGGCCTCCCGTCCCTCTCGCAGCGCGATGAGGCCGGCGACGAGCTCGCACGCCGCGCGCAGATCTTCGCGAGCGCGCAGGAGCGCTACTACGAAAGCCCGATGCAGATCGAGCGCGGCTGGCGGCACCACCTCGTCGACACGACGGGTCGCACCTACGTTGACATGGTGAACAACGTCACGGGTCTCGGGCACGGACACCCGGGCGTCGCTGACGCGATGAGCCGTCAGATCAGGATCCTGAACACGAACTCGCGCTTCCTCTACCGCGAGCTCGCCGAGTACAGCGAGCGGCTTCTCGCCCTGCTCCCGCAGGGCTCTGAGCTCGACACCGTGCTGCTCGTGAACAGCGGATCTGAGGCCGTTGACCTTGCGCTCCGCCTCGCGCAGGCCGCGACCGGGCGTAAGACGGTCGTCGCGCTCCGCGAGGCGTATCACGGCTGGACGATGGCGAGCGACGCCGTCACGACGAGCGCCTACGACAATCCGTACGCGCTGGAGAACCGACCCGACTGGGTGCACGTCGCAGACGTGCCGAACCGCTTCCGCGGCACCTACCGCGGCGAGGCCGGCGACGCGACCGTCGGAGCGAGGTACGCCGCAGACCTCGGGGCTGACCTCGACTCGCTCGCAGCGGAGGGGCGCGACGTCGCCGCCTTCATCTGCGAGTCGGTGCTTGGCAACGCTGGCGGCGTGCTCCTGCCAGACGGCTACCTGCGCGACGCTTACGCGCGAGTGCGCACGGCCGGCGGGCTCTGCATCGCCGACGAGGTGCAGGTCGGCTTCGGGCGCATGGGCTCGTCGTTCTGGGGCTTCGAACAGTCGGGCGTCACGCCAGACATCGTGACGATCGCGAAGCCGATGGGCAACGGCTTCCCGATCGGCGGCGTGATCACTTCGAAGAAGATCGCCGACGCGCTTGCGAGCCAGGGCCAGTTCTTCTCATCGGCCGGTGGTAACCCGCTGTCGTGCCGCGTGGGCATCGCCGTACTCGATGCGATGCGCGACGAGCGGCTGCAGGAGAACGCCGCGACCGTTGGCGAGCGCCTCGCCGCAGGCTTCCGCGAGCTCGCAGACAGGCACGACATCGTCGGCCCGATCCACGGCGAGGGCCTGTACCTCGGCGTTGAGCTCGTGCGTGACCGCGAGACGATGGAGCCGGCGACGGCGGAGGCTGCCGCGATCTGCGAACGCCTGCGCGAGCTCGGTGTCGTCGTACTCACGACCTCCGAACGCTCGAACGTGCTTAAGGTGAAGCCGCCGCTGACGCTGAGCGCGGAGAGCGCCGACTTCATGGTTGCGCAGCTCGACAGGGTGCTCACCGAGGGCTGGTAG
- a CDS encoding ribonuclease HII: MPTNAPAKPAVSTAKPAISKDPTLEFELAEFARGIELVIGLDEVGRGAIAGPVAVGAHALVTGVESFPEGLRDSKLLSEKRRESIAPAVEAWGTGAVGFASAAEIDERGITAMLGESARRALLELHQAGIAVDRALILLDGSHDWLSPVLRSPLNVVTRVGADRACASVSAASVRAKVARDAVMREAHDRFPHYAWASNKGYGAAAHYAGIAEHGLTEFHRKTWVK; encoded by the coding sequence GTGCCAACTAACGCCCCCGCGAAGCCCGCCGTCAGCACCGCGAAGCCCGCCATCAGCAAAGACCCGACTCTCGAGTTTGAGCTCGCCGAGTTCGCGCGCGGCATCGAACTCGTGATCGGACTCGACGAGGTGGGGCGCGGCGCCATCGCAGGCCCCGTCGCGGTCGGGGCCCACGCGCTCGTCACGGGCGTTGAAAGCTTTCCGGAGGGCCTCCGCGATTCGAAGCTGCTGAGCGAGAAGAGACGCGAGTCGATCGCACCGGCCGTCGAAGCGTGGGGGACCGGCGCCGTTGGGTTCGCCTCCGCCGCTGAGATTGACGAGCGCGGCATCACCGCCATGCTCGGGGAATCCGCCCGCAGGGCTCTGCTTGAGCTGCACCAGGCCGGCATTGCGGTTGATCGCGCGCTGATCCTGCTCGACGGATCGCACGACTGGCTGAGCCCCGTGCTGCGTTCGCCGCTTAACGTCGTCACCCGGGTGGGGGCGGATCGCGCGTGCGCGAGCGTGTCTGCGGCGTCAGTGCGCGCAAAGGTCGCTCGTGACGCGGTTATGCGGGAGGCCCACGATCGGTTCCCGCACTACGCATGGGCGTCGAACAAGGGGTATGGGGCGGCCGCCCACTACGCAGGCATCGCCGAACACGGGCTCACCGAGTTCCACCGCAAGACCTGGGTGAAGTAG
- a CDS encoding cryptochrome/photolyase family protein, with protein MTALIWFRDDLRLADHAALTEGAADPGGIVALYVLDEVSAETRPIGAAARWWLHESLTRLGEELRERGIPLVLRRGQAEEILPLVAHEVGADRVLWNRRYGDERAIDARLKVALRARGIAAHSFHGGLLFEPWKITTGAGGAYRVYSPFWRACLAAPAPQKPLPAPSALRASDRQPASDELAAWQLKPTSPDWAGGLAARWEPGEQAATAKLDRFLSERASGYEAGRDVPALDVGSELSPHLRWGEMSPRTVWHTTLAAGVTAGGFLSELGWREFAWHTKFHNGSLHERGLNAQYDAFPWRGYEPETVGPWQRGETGFGLVDAGMRELWETGFMHNRVRMVTASFLTKNLLTDWRVGEAWFWDTLVDADAASNPFNWQWVAGCGVDAAPYFRVFNPATQQQKFDPAGEYVTKWAPDSIMRPELVDLRETRLRALAAYETIRGASRDRRP; from the coding sequence GTGACGGCTCTCATCTGGTTTCGCGACGACCTCCGCCTCGCCGATCATGCGGCGCTGACCGAGGGCGCAGCTGACCCCGGCGGCATCGTCGCGCTCTACGTCCTCGACGAGGTGAGCGCCGAGACCAGGCCGATCGGGGCAGCCGCCCGCTGGTGGCTGCACGAGTCGCTCACCAGGCTCGGCGAGGAGCTCCGCGAACGCGGCATCCCGCTCGTGCTTCGGCGGGGCCAGGCCGAGGAGATCCTGCCCCTCGTTGCCCACGAGGTCGGTGCGGATCGCGTGCTCTGGAACCGACGCTACGGCGACGAGCGGGCGATCGACGCGCGGCTCAAGGTAGCGCTTCGGGCGCGAGGGATCGCGGCACACTCGTTCCACGGCGGGCTGCTCTTCGAGCCGTGGAAGATCACGACGGGCGCCGGTGGGGCTTACCGGGTGTACTCGCCGTTCTGGCGAGCCTGCCTCGCAGCGCCTGCACCACAAAAGCCCCTCCCAGCCCCGTCCGCACTCCGCGCGAGCGATCGCCAGCCCGCGAGCGATGAGCTTGCGGCCTGGCAACTCAAACCCACCTCGCCCGACTGGGCCGGCGGGCTCGCCGCGCGCTGGGAGCCAGGGGAGCAGGCGGCGACCGCGAAGCTCGACCGATTCCTCTCCGAGCGTGCCAGCGGGTACGAGGCGGGCCGCGACGTGCCGGCGCTCGACGTCGGATCGGAGCTTTCGCCGCACCTCAGGTGGGGCGAGATGAGCCCGCGCACGGTGTGGCACACGACCCTCGCCGCCGGAGTGACCGCGGGCGGCTTCCTCTCAGAACTCGGCTGGCGCGAGTTCGCCTGGCACACGAAGTTTCACAACGGCAGCCTGCACGAGCGCGGGCTCAACGCACAGTATGACGCGTTCCCGTGGCGCGGCTACGAGCCGGAGACCGTCGGGCCCTGGCAGCGCGGAGAAACCGGGTTCGGGCTCGTCGACGCGGGGATGCGCGAACTGTGGGAGACGGGCTTCATGCACAACCGGGTGCGGATGGTCACCGCCTCGTTCCTCACCAAGAACCTGCTCACCGACTGGCGGGTGGGGGAAGCCTGGTTCTGGGACACGCTCGTCGACGCAGACGCCGCGAGCAACCCGTTCAACTGGCAGTGGGTTGCGGGTTGCGGGGTTGACGCTGCGCCCTACTTCCGCGTCTTCAACCCCGCGACGCAGCAGCAAAAGTTCGACCCGGCGGGGGAGTACGTGACGAAGTGGGCACCCGACAGCATCATGCGCCCCGAACTCGTCGACCTGCGCGAGACCCGACTGCGGGCGCTCGCCGCATACGAAACGATTCGGGGTGCCTCGCGAGATCGCCGACCCTAG
- the rplS gene encoding 50S ribosomal protein L19 — protein MQKLDHVDAPSLKSDIPDFRAGDTVKVHVNIIEGNRSRVQVFQGVVISRHGEGVRETFTVRKISFQVGVERKFPVHSPTIEQIEVVSRGDVRRAKLYYLRGLTGKKAKIKEKRDA, from the coding sequence ATGCAGAAGCTCGACCACGTCGATGCCCCGTCGCTCAAGAGCGACATCCCCGATTTCCGCGCAGGCGACACCGTCAAGGTTCACGTGAACATCATCGAGGGCAACCGCTCGCGTGTTCAGGTGTTCCAGGGCGTTGTTATCTCGCGTCACGGCGAGGGCGTTCGCGAGACCTTCACGGTTCGCAAGATCAGCTTCCAGGTGGGCGTGGAGCGTAAGTTCCCCGTGCACTCGCCGACGATTGAGCAGATCGAGGTAGTCTCGCGCGGTGACGTTCGCCGCGCGAAGCTCTACTACCTCCGTGGCCTCACCGGCAAGAAGGCGAAGATCAAGGAGAAGCGCGACGCGTAA
- the lepB gene encoding signal peptidase I, with protein MSETAERRRGGLLGFLRDLIIILVVAFLISFLLKSFLVRSFYIPSSSMEQTLQVNDRILVNQLVPNVVDVKRGDVVVFRDPGGWLYPKAMATTPSPFEKALQAVGLAADTTHDYVVKRVIGVGGDRVTCCDANGRIEVNGVPLNEPYIVIPEGKTRASDIDFDVTVPEGSVWVLGDNRYASKDSRYNQDQPGKGFVAESEIVGRAFLLNWPLEHFGWLSRPDATFTGVDEARAN; from the coding sequence ATGAGCGAGACTGCGGAGCGGCGCCGGGGAGGCCTGCTGGGCTTCCTCAGGGACCTGATCATCATTTTGGTCGTTGCTTTCCTCATCTCCTTCTTGCTGAAGAGCTTCCTCGTGCGAAGCTTCTACATTCCGTCGAGCTCGATGGAGCAGACGCTGCAGGTGAACGATCGCATCCTCGTGAACCAGCTCGTACCGAACGTCGTTGACGTGAAGCGCGGCGACGTTGTCGTGTTCCGCGACCCGGGCGGTTGGCTCTACCCGAAGGCGATGGCGACGACACCGAGCCCGTTCGAGAAGGCGCTCCAGGCCGTGGGCCTCGCGGCTGACACGACTCACGACTATGTCGTCAAGCGCGTCATCGGCGTGGGCGGTGACCGCGTGACCTGCTGCGACGCGAACGGCCGCATTGAGGTGAACGGCGTACCGCTCAATGAGCCGTACATCGTGATCCCGGAGGGCAAGACCCGCGCCTCCGACATTGACTTCGACGTGACGGTTCCCGAGGGGTCCGTTTGGGTGCTCGGTGACAACCGCTACGCGAGCAAAGACTCGCGCTACAACCAAGATCAGCCTGGCAAGGGGTTCGTCGCCGAGTCCGAGATTGTCGGCCGCGCATTCCTGCTGAACTGGCCGCTCGAGCACTTTGGCTGGCTGTCACGCCCCGACGCGACGTTCACGGGCGTCGACGAAGCCCGCGCCAACTAG
- the mgtE gene encoding magnesium transporter: MTTTQQTPQPAQPKTQDELVDSIAQLYQARDLNAITQELTPLHAADIIPVFERLNDRQRAVMYRLLPKDRAAEVFEMLDPALQSDLLHGLQDAEVAQLFVDLDHDDRLWLIDEVPAALATRLLRGLPEQERVLTAALLGYPQGSVGRRMSLEYVSTRASFTVRETLDRVRDRLDDAETVYTIPVLDDSRHVVGVVSLRELLAADDDALISEIMSPAHSAGAVEEAELAARRCADRALLAMPIVDRENRLVGMLTIDDAIRILEHEESEDAARQGGTEPLRRPYLSTPVGALVRSRVIWLLVLAIGATLTVQVLSVFEATIEQVTVLALFVPLLIGTGGNTGNQAATTVTRALALGDVGSRDFWKVLTRELRTGAMLGLLLGTLGFAIAAIAFSPQIGLVIGLTLLAVCTLAAAVGGCMPLLARAVKVDPAVFSNPFISTFVDALGLIIYFLIARTVLGL; the protein is encoded by the coding sequence ATGACGACCACCCAGCAGACCCCGCAGCCCGCGCAGCCCAAGACGCAAGACGAGCTCGTCGACAGCATCGCGCAGCTGTACCAGGCCCGCGATCTCAACGCGATCACGCAAGAGCTGACGCCGCTGCACGCGGCCGACATCATCCCGGTGTTCGAGCGCCTGAACGACAGGCAGCGCGCCGTCATGTACCGGCTGCTGCCGAAGGACCGCGCGGCCGAGGTCTTCGAGATGCTCGACCCCGCATTGCAGAGCGACCTGCTGCACGGGCTGCAGGACGCTGAGGTCGCGCAGCTGTTCGTCGACCTCGATCACGATGACAGACTGTGGCTCATCGACGAGGTTCCCGCCGCGCTCGCGACGCGGCTGCTGCGCGGGCTCCCCGAGCAGGAGCGCGTGCTCACCGCAGCGCTGCTCGGCTACCCTCAGGGCAGCGTGGGCCGCCGCATGTCGCTTGAGTACGTCTCGACGCGCGCCTCTTTCACGGTGCGGGAGACGCTTGACCGAGTGCGCGACAGGCTCGATGACGCCGAGACCGTGTACACGATCCCAGTGCTCGATGACTCGCGCCACGTTGTCGGCGTGGTGAGCCTCCGTGAGCTGCTTGCGGCCGACGACGACGCACTCATCTCCGAGATCATGAGCCCCGCGCACTCCGCGGGCGCCGTCGAAGAGGCCGAGCTTGCCGCCCGGCGCTGCGCCGACCGCGCGCTGCTCGCGATGCCGATCGTCGACAGGGAGAACCGGCTCGTCGGGATGCTCACGATTGACGATGCCATCCGCATCCTTGAGCACGAGGAGAGTGAGGACGCGGCGCGTCAGGGCGGCACCGAACCGCTTCGCCGCCCCTACCTGTCGACCCCGGTCGGCGCGCTCGTGCGTTCGCGCGTCATCTGGCTACTCGTCCTCGCAATCGGGGCGACGCTCACCGTGCAGGTGCTCTCGGTGTTTGAGGCGACAATCGAGCAGGTGACGGTGCTTGCGCTGTTCGTGCCGCTACTCATCGGCACGGGTGGCAACACCGGCAATCAGGCCGCAACAACCGTAACCCGAGCCCTCGCGCTCGGTGACGTCGGCTCGCGCGACTTCTGGAAGGTGCTCACCCGCGAGCTGCGCACGGGCGCGATGCTCGGTCTGCTGCTGGGAACGCTCGGCTTCGCGATTGCCGCGATCGCGTTCTCACCTCAGATCGGGCTCGTCATCGGGCTCACCCTCCTCGCGGTGTGCACGCTTGCTGCGGCTGTCGGCGGCTGCATGCCGCTGCTCGCTCGCGCGGTGAAGGTCGACCCGGCGGTGTTCTCGAACCCCTTCATCTCGACGTTCGTTGACGCGCTCGGCCTCATCATCTACTTCCTCATCGCACGGACCGTGCTCGGGCTGTAG
- the murI gene encoding glutamate racemase: MSTRTISAEAPIGVFDSGVGGLTVARAIRDQLPNESILYAADTAHTPYGPRPIEEVRRLALEILDGLVESGVKMLVIACNTASAAVLRDAYERYDVPVVEVIGPTARSALSITRNGKVGLIGTTATIESGAYNAHFAQHPEVTLSSQACPRFVELVEAGQTSGDETLRVAEGYLRPLIDKQIDTLVLGCTHYPFLRGAIRQVVGPDVALVSSDIETANLVFEKLTERSLLRDPAAGPPSIRYETTGGDTSEFVRLARRMLGIGGDTLDPLVRGKSRDAPEAP; this comes from the coding sequence GTGAGTACCCGCACGATTTCCGCTGAGGCTCCCATCGGAGTATTCGACTCAGGCGTGGGGGGTCTCACGGTTGCGCGAGCGATCCGTGACCAGCTGCCGAACGAATCGATCCTGTACGCAGCCGACACCGCGCACACCCCCTACGGGCCGCGCCCCATCGAAGAGGTGCGCCGGCTGGCGCTCGAGATCCTTGACGGCCTCGTCGAATCCGGCGTGAAGATGCTCGTCATCGCCTGCAACACCGCGTCAGCCGCAGTGCTTCGCGATGCCTACGAGCGCTATGACGTGCCCGTGGTCGAGGTGATCGGCCCGACCGCGCGGAGCGCCCTGTCGATCACCCGGAACGGCAAAGTCGGTCTGATCGGGACGACGGCGACGATTGAGTCTGGGGCGTACAACGCCCACTTTGCTCAACACCCCGAGGTGACGCTCAGCTCGCAGGCGTGCCCGCGTTTTGTGGAGCTCGTCGAAGCGGGCCAGACGAGCGGCGACGAGACGCTGCGCGTCGCGGAGGGCTACCTGCGCCCGCTCATCGACAAGCAGATCGACACGCTGGTGCTCGGCTGCACGCACTACCCGTTCTTGCGCGGCGCGATTCGCCAGGTCGTCGGGCCCGACGTCGCGCTCGTCTCGAGCGACATCGAGACCGCCAACCTCGTCTTCGAGAAGCTCACCGAGCGGAGCCTCCTTCGCGACCCCGCGGCCGGGCCCCCGAGCATTCGGTACGAGACGACGGGCGGCGACACGAGCGAGTTCGTGCGGCTCGCGCGGCGCATGTTGGGCATCGGCGGCGACACCCTCGACCCGCTGGTGCGCGGGAAGTCGCGCGACGCGCCGGAGGCTCCCTGA
- a CDS encoding AAA family ATPase has protein sequence MATEPDALPLGPYDRVIIAGLTGSGKTTLARRLAEVWGLTHVEIDALYHGPNWVPRPEFLDDVTRFAKTERWVTEWQYTSKGAGDIYEPRAQLAVWLDYPWKVARRRLVRRTLSRSLLRTELWNGNREGSLLRLVSPDPEKNILAWQRKTRNNWRERMPAALERNPHLTLARLTSPAQTDSWVAGLRRRPPTSPR, from the coding sequence ATGGCAACGGAACCCGACGCGCTCCCCCTGGGGCCCTACGACCGGGTCATCATCGCGGGGCTCACCGGGTCTGGCAAAACGACCCTCGCTCGGCGCCTCGCCGAGGTGTGGGGCCTCACCCACGTGGAGATCGACGCGCTCTACCACGGCCCTAACTGGGTTCCCCGCCCTGAGTTTCTCGACGACGTGACACGGTTCGCGAAGACCGAGCGTTGGGTGACCGAGTGGCAGTACACGAGCAAGGGCGCGGGCGACATTTACGAACCGCGCGCCCAGCTCGCGGTCTGGCTCGACTACCCGTGGAAGGTCGCGCGGCGACGCCTTGTTCGCCGCACGCTGTCGCGCAGCCTCCTGCGAACCGAGCTCTGGAACGGCAACCGTGAGGGCTCGCTACTGCGGCTCGTGAGCCCTGACCCGGAGAAGAACATACTTGCCTGGCAGCGCAAGACCCGCAACAACTGGCGGGAGCGGATGCCAGCGGCCCTCGAACGCAACCCGCACCTGACCCTCGCGCGCCTCACATCGCCGGCGCAGACCGACTCGTGGGTAGCCGGTCTGCGACGCAGACCCCCTACCAGCCCTCGGTGA